A single Xylella taiwanensis DNA region contains:
- a CDS encoding energy transducer TonB, with the protein MLQPKMSRTVPLSAPILLLLAILVACSKQDDESAPTTDPQTTPTVQGTTSQSQNMAMDQLHEAATQALRDNRMYAPAGNNAVEYYLALREKQPQDPIVNSALTDLLPYTLIAAEQSINRKDFTEARRLVDLIEKVDPNAPAFPRLKQAVMGKMHTKKSESQEIGENNYKKQTSQQTRESVAEQRERVHQEITEFERPAPTKREVEQHTTQIGAPVAVPILIPPSTTTQGPTTAPVSTTAQTPPTSITAPATAPATAQGPALTPIPVRAPVVATLHAISTPAPSYPTEALRAGISGEVVVEIKVGTDGSVTNARVVQSTPPRVFDREALHTVKSWKFEPVKAMVTTRRTLSFTPGN; encoded by the coding sequence ATGTTGCAACCGAAGATGAGCCGCACCGTACCATTGAGCGCACCAATACTGCTGTTACTAGCGATACTAGTGGCATGTTCCAAGCAAGACGATGAATCGGCTCCCACCACAGATCCACAAACCACACCCACTGTTCAAGGGACAACATCACAATCACAAAACATGGCGATGGATCAGTTACACGAGGCCGCGACTCAAGCACTACGCGATAATCGCATGTACGCACCAGCCGGCAACAACGCGGTAGAGTACTACTTGGCACTCCGTGAAAAGCAACCACAAGACCCCATCGTCAACAGCGCATTGACCGATTTATTGCCGTACACACTGATCGCCGCAGAACAGAGCATTAACCGAAAAGACTTCACTGAAGCCAGACGCTTGGTTGATCTGATCGAAAAGGTGGATCCCAACGCACCAGCGTTCCCACGTCTGAAGCAGGCGGTCATGGGCAAGATGCATACAAAGAAATCAGAATCGCAGGAAATCGGGGAAAATAATTACAAGAAGCAAACTAGTCAGCAAACACGCGAAAGCGTAGCTGAACAACGTGAAAGAGTGCATCAGGAAATAACCGAATTCGAACGCCCAGCCCCAACCAAACGTGAGGTTGAGCAACACACCACTCAAATTGGTGCGCCAGTGGCGGTACCGATACTGATACCGCCTTCGACGACAACACAAGGACCCACAACGGCACCAGTATCCACAACAGCACAAACACCTCCAACATCTATAACTGCACCTGCAACAGCACCTGCAACAGCACAGGGACCTGCACTAACACCAATACCGGTGAGGGCACCTGTAGTAGCAACCCTACACGCGATCAGTACACCAGCACCAAGCTATCCGACAGAGGCACTACGCGCCGGTATCTCGGGGGAAGTGGTGGTGGAAATCAAAGTAGGCACTGACGGCTCGGTCACTAATGCAAGGGTAGTGCAGTCCACACCACCTCGCGTATTCGATCGAGAGGCGCTGCATACGGTCAAAAGCTGGAAATTCGAGCCAGTTAAGGCCATGGTCACGACGCGCCGTACACTATCCTTTACCCCAGGCAACTGA
- a CDS encoding ABC transporter permease: MSPFPTLWTVMRKELRDVLRDRRTLALSLLLTPLLYPLLILGMGMLSESRIKTQIDQLLDVPTIGREYAPTLVKFLAAQGLNAVAPSGDVVTAIHTQRIDIALRIDPSYADAWREGRPALVEILYDTTRRDAEIPATRLRSALNAYSQQVGILRLLARGIDPQVARPIEISMRDLATPDAKRALLMSVILPVLLIITSFIGGASLVLDATAGERERQSLEPLLTTPVSRCVIVSGKIAAACTVSLLSLLLTLLAFKLSAQLSSADISQQLNVGLIPMLQMLFILLPMLFIGTALLTLLAAAAKSVKEAQAHMAWLLLLPMLPSYAMMAYPLKSQLWQFAVPFLAQNQLLQKVIRNEVVGIEVWVIYLTMGFGLALLLWWAAVRRYYQEQLAISD, translated from the coding sequence ATGAGCCCGTTTCCTACCTTATGGACAGTGATGCGCAAGGAGTTGCGGGACGTCTTGCGTGATCGACGTACCCTTGCTCTGTCGCTGCTGCTTACACCGCTGCTGTATCCTTTGCTTATCCTCGGTATGGGGATGCTTAGCGAATCGCGGATCAAGACTCAAATTGATCAGTTACTGGATGTGCCTACGATCGGGCGCGAGTACGCACCTACCTTGGTAAAGTTTCTTGCAGCTCAGGGGCTGAATGCAGTTGCCCCTTCGGGTGATGTGGTCACGGCGATTCACACACAGCGGATTGACATTGCGTTGCGTATTGATCCGAGCTATGCCGATGCTTGGCGCGAAGGACGTCCGGCCCTGGTGGAGATTTTGTACGATACTACGCGTCGTGATGCCGAAATCCCCGCGACACGGTTGAGGTCGGCTTTGAATGCTTACAGTCAGCAGGTTGGCATACTGCGGTTGCTGGCAAGGGGTATCGATCCTCAAGTGGCGCGCCCGATCGAAATAAGCATGCGAGATTTGGCAACGCCCGATGCCAAACGTGCTCTGTTGATGTCGGTCATACTTCCGGTGTTGTTGATCATTACATCGTTTATTGGCGGTGCTTCGTTGGTTTTAGATGCCACTGCCGGTGAACGTGAGCGGCAGTCTCTGGAGCCTCTGTTAACGACACCTGTGTCACGTTGCGTCATTGTCAGTGGCAAGATTGCTGCAGCGTGCACAGTTAGTTTGCTCTCGTTACTACTGACGTTGCTGGCATTTAAATTAAGCGCCCAGCTGTCAAGTGCCGATATTAGTCAGCAGCTCAATGTCGGGTTAATACCGATGTTACAGATGCTATTTATCCTTCTGCCGATGCTGTTCATCGGGACTGCGCTGTTAACCCTCTTGGCTGCTGCCGCTAAAAGCGTGAAAGAAGCCCAAGCCCATATGGCATGGTTACTATTGCTACCGATGCTGCCCAGCTACGCCATGATGGCTTATCCACTGAAAAGTCAGCTATGGCAATTCGCGGTTCCATTCTTGGCACAAAACCAGTTATTGCAGAAAGTGATCAGGAATGAAGTGGTTGGGATCGAGGTATGGGTGATTTACCTAACCATGGGTTTTGGCTTGGCCCTACTGCTATGGTGGGCAGCAGTACGCCGTTACTATCAGGAGCAACTAGCAATTTCCGATTAA
- a CDS encoding ATP-binding cassette domain-containing protein — protein sequence MITAEHLYKSFKTKGGLVKAVKDVSFHAPDGRIMGLLGPNGAGKTTTLRMLYTLLVPDQGCISVDGVDAASDPMTVRRGLGVLPDACGVYKRLTARENIAYFGELHGLSRIYIAERVSILSKALDMDDILDRQAAGFSHGQRTKIAIARALVHDPRNVILDEPTNGLDVMTTRKLRDFLRQLRAEGRCIIFSSHVMQEVAALCDHIIVIAKGKVVAAGSGDELRAQTGKDNLEDAFVDAVGSDEGLHA from the coding sequence ATGATTACCGCTGAACATCTTTATAAGTCTTTCAAGACCAAGGGAGGGCTGGTCAAGGCGGTAAAGGACGTCAGTTTCCACGCCCCAGATGGTCGAATCATGGGGTTGCTCGGTCCCAACGGCGCGGGAAAGACGACGACGTTGCGCATGCTCTATACGTTATTGGTCCCAGATCAGGGCTGCATCAGCGTGGACGGCGTGGATGCGGCGAGCGATCCGATGACGGTTCGTCGTGGACTTGGTGTATTGCCAGATGCATGTGGTGTTTATAAGCGCTTGACTGCGCGCGAGAACATTGCCTATTTCGGTGAACTGCATGGCTTGTCGCGTATATACATCGCCGAGCGTGTCTCCATACTGTCGAAGGCGTTGGATATGGACGACATTCTCGACCGTCAGGCTGCAGGCTTCAGCCATGGTCAACGCACTAAGATCGCAATCGCACGCGCATTGGTGCATGACCCACGTAACGTCATTTTAGATGAGCCGACGAATGGCTTGGATGTGATGACCACACGTAAGTTACGAGATTTTCTCCGCCAGCTACGTGCCGAAGGCCGTTGTATTATCTTCTCAAGCCATGTCATGCAAGAAGTGGCAGCGTTGTGTGATCACATCATTGTTATTGCTAAGGGCAAGGTAGTGGCGGCCGGTAGTGGCGATGAACTGCGCGCACAAACTGGAAAGGACAATCTGGAGGATGCATTCGTTGATGCGGTCGGTTCGGACGAGGGACTGCATGCATGA
- a CDS encoding alpha/beta hydrolase — translation MSKKYWMILVLAVGSVFVYCPRSVATSLFEASSSADIQPLVRYYGSLRFEPCTLSARGAGHIQVLCAQLPVLENPSLPEGRRITLKIAWLERDNGSHPAPDPVFFIAGGPGQAATGVVAAMAPSLNEVRKKRDIFFVDQRGTGGSHPLACVDAQGRVLESEAENATIPVQYAAFAQRCAVSLQGRADPRYYTTTEAVTDLDMVRTALSVDKINLIGTSYGTRVVQQYARRYRAHTRTLTMDGVVPNELVIGGEFSTTFENAIALQDTQCRKNPSCSKRFPIDNRQQLRTLMKRLRQGSEVEYRDPGTGEMRRGRITADTVVSLAFGLSYVPELAALLPLILNEAASGHYTPLMSLFQLVKRDMDDQVNRALQWSVICAEDADRYVTTANVGGTLLGSKVAQMFFAPCKVWPTGIRPADFMMPFVSDLPTLLLSGERDPVTPPNYAEKLLKGLRYGRHIVAPGQGHGTIRLGCVSKLIGQFIDRADAASLDAGCVQHLGNVPVFTSFNGWEP, via the coding sequence ATGTCGAAGAAATATTGGATGATTCTAGTGCTTGCTGTGGGTAGTGTTTTTGTCTATTGCCCAAGGAGTGTAGCTACTTCGTTGTTTGAAGCGTCATCATCTGCAGATATCCAACCTCTGGTCCGCTACTACGGAAGTTTGCGTTTTGAGCCATGCACACTGAGTGCACGCGGTGCTGGACACATCCAGGTGTTGTGCGCGCAACTACCGGTGCTGGAGAATCCGTCTTTACCTGAAGGACGTAGGATTACGCTGAAGATTGCTTGGCTGGAGCGTGACAACGGTAGTCATCCTGCGCCAGACCCGGTGTTTTTCATTGCTGGAGGTCCGGGTCAAGCAGCGACTGGAGTGGTTGCTGCGATGGCGCCAAGTCTGAACGAGGTACGTAAAAAGCGCGACATCTTCTTCGTTGATCAGCGTGGCACCGGTGGTTCGCATCCACTCGCATGTGTAGATGCGCAGGGTAGGGTGCTTGAGTCGGAAGCAGAGAACGCCACAATACCAGTGCAATACGCCGCGTTTGCACAGCGTTGTGCTGTTTCGTTACAGGGTCGTGCTGATCCTCGCTATTACACCACTACCGAAGCGGTCACCGATTTGGACATGGTACGTACCGCACTCAGTGTGGATAAAATCAACCTGATCGGCACCTCTTACGGCACCCGTGTGGTGCAGCAATATGCGCGCCGTTATCGTGCCCACACCCGTACCTTGACTATGGACGGAGTGGTTCCGAATGAGTTGGTGATCGGTGGTGAATTCTCCACCACATTCGAGAATGCAATCGCGTTGCAGGATACACAGTGCCGTAAGAATCCATCCTGCAGCAAGCGTTTTCCGATCGACAATCGGCAGCAGCTGCGTACCTTGATGAAGCGTCTGCGTCAGGGGAGCGAGGTGGAATATCGTGATCCTGGCACTGGTGAGATGCGCCGTGGTCGTATCACTGCCGACACCGTGGTTAGCTTGGCCTTTGGTCTCTCATATGTACCAGAGTTGGCTGCATTGTTGCCATTGATCCTGAACGAGGCCGCTTCAGGGCATTACACACCGCTAATGTCGCTGTTTCAGCTTGTTAAGCGTGACATGGATGATCAGGTGAACCGTGCGTTGCAGTGGTCTGTGATTTGTGCTGAGGATGCGGACCGCTACGTAACCACTGCCAATGTTGGAGGCACCCTGCTTGGATCAAAGGTTGCACAGATGTTTTTTGCCCCCTGCAAGGTTTGGCCCACTGGTATCCGTCCGGCTGACTTCATGATGCCGTTCGTTTCCGACCTCCCGACGTTGCTACTATCAGGTGAGCGTGATCCTGTGACGCCACCAAATTACGCCGAAAAGTTGCTTAAAGGCTTGCGTTACGGTCGTCACATCGTTGCACCTGGCCAGGGCCATGGCACCATCCGCTTGGGATGTGTCTCCAAGTTGATTGGCCAGTTTATCGATCGTGCTGATGCTGCTTCGCTTGATGCAGGCTGTGTGCAGCATCTCGGTAACGTGCCAGTATTCACCTCGTTCAACGGGTGGGAACCATGA